A genomic region of Christiangramia sp. OXR-203 contains the following coding sequences:
- the era gene encoding GTPase Era, which produces MAHKAGFVNIIGNPNVGKSTLMNAFVGERLSIITSKAQTTRHRILGIVNGEDFQMILSDTPGIIKPAYELQASMMDFVKSAFEDADVLIYIVEIGEEGLKDEAFFKKIENSEVPVLLLLNKIDKSNQDQLEEQVKYWSEKVPTAEIHPISALEGFNVAEVFNRIIELLPESPAFYPKDTLTDKPERFFVNEIIREKILMHYKKEIPYSVEIETGEFFEEEKIIRMRSVIMVERDTQKGIIIGHKGAALKRVGVEARKDLEKFFGKQVHLELYVKVNKNWRSDARQLKRFGYTDKK; this is translated from the coding sequence ATGGCACATAAGGCCGGTTTCGTAAATATCATAGGTAACCCCAATGTTGGGAAATCCACTTTAATGAATGCTTTCGTAGGTGAAAGGCTTTCAATAATTACTTCAAAAGCACAAACAACCCGTCATAGGATTCTGGGTATTGTGAATGGAGAAGATTTCCAGATGATCTTGAGTGATACACCCGGGATCATTAAACCAGCTTACGAGCTACAGGCTTCCATGATGGATTTTGTGAAATCTGCCTTTGAAGATGCAGATGTTCTGATCTATATTGTTGAAATTGGAGAAGAAGGATTAAAGGATGAAGCATTCTTTAAAAAGATCGAAAACTCTGAAGTACCGGTTTTATTATTACTGAATAAGATCGATAAATCAAACCAGGATCAACTTGAAGAACAGGTTAAGTACTGGAGTGAAAAAGTACCAACAGCCGAAATTCACCCAATTTCAGCATTGGAAGGTTTCAATGTTGCAGAGGTATTTAACAGGATCATCGAGTTATTACCAGAATCTCCGGCTTTTTACCCTAAAGATACGCTTACCGATAAGCCTGAACGATTTTTCGTGAACGAGATCATTCGTGAAAAGATTCTTATGCATTACAAAAAGGAAATTCCTTATAGTGTAGAGATCGAAACTGGAGAATTCTTTGAAGAGGAGAAGATCATCAGGATGCGTAGCGTGATTATGGTAGAACGAGATACCCAGAAGGGGATCATTATTGGTCATAAAGGTGCTGCATTAAAAAGAGTAGGAGTAGAGGCTAGAAAGGATCTGGAGAAATTCTTCGGAAAACAGGTTCATTTAGAACTTTATGTAAAAGTGAATAAGAACTGGAGAAGTGATGCCAGGCAGCTGAAGAGATTTGGCTATACAGATAAGAAGTAA
- the der gene encoding ribosome biogenesis GTPase Der produces MGNIVAIVGRPNVGKSTFFNRLIQRREAIIDSVSGVTRDRHYGKSDWNGHKFSLIDTGGYVKGSDDVFEAEIDKQVELAIEEADAIIFIVDVETGVTSMDEEVANLLRRVDKPVLLAVNKVDNNKRLANAVEFYSLGLGDYFPIASTNGSGTGDLLDALVEALPVIEEEEDTELPRFAVVGRPNAGKSSFINSLIGEDRYIVTDIAGTTRDSIDTRYNRFGFEFNLVDTAGIRRKSKVKENLEFYSVMRSVRAIENCDVCLLVLDATRGFDGQVQNIFWLAQRNSKGIVILVNKWDLLDKETNTLKDYEAMIRREIEPFTDVPIVFISVLTKQRVFKAIETAVKVFENRSKKIKTRLLNDIMLAIIEKNPPPAYKGKYVKIKFCTQLPTPHPQFAFFCNLPQYVRDPYKRFLENKLRQEFDFQGVPISIFFRKK; encoded by the coding sequence ATGGGCAATATTGTCGCCATTGTAGGGAGACCAAACGTTGGTAAATCTACTTTTTTTAACAGGCTTATACAGCGTAGAGAAGCCATCATCGATTCTGTTAGTGGTGTGACCAGGGACAGACATTATGGAAAATCTGACTGGAACGGTCATAAATTCTCCCTTATCGATACCGGTGGGTATGTGAAAGGTAGCGACGATGTTTTTGAAGCTGAAATCGATAAGCAAGTAGAACTTGCGATCGAAGAAGCAGATGCGATCATTTTTATTGTAGATGTGGAAACAGGAGTGACATCTATGGATGAAGAAGTAGCCAACCTACTTCGTAGAGTGGACAAGCCCGTTTTACTTGCAGTGAATAAAGTGGATAATAACAAACGTCTTGCAAACGCGGTAGAATTTTACTCGCTTGGTCTGGGTGATTATTTTCCAATTGCCAGTACAAATGGTAGTGGAACCGGAGATCTTCTGGATGCACTTGTAGAAGCTCTGCCAGTAATTGAGGAAGAGGAAGATACAGAATTACCAAGATTTGCGGTCGTTGGCCGTCCAAATGCAGGGAAATCATCATTTATTAATTCCCTTATTGGGGAAGATCGATATATCGTAACCGATATTGCCGGGACTACCCGTGACTCTATCGATACAAGGTATAACAGGTTTGGTTTTGAATTTAACCTTGTTGATACTGCCGGAATTCGTAGAAAATCAAAGGTTAAGGAAAACCTGGAATTTTATTCAGTAATGCGTTCTGTACGTGCGATCGAGAACTGTGATGTTTGTCTTTTAGTACTCGATGCAACCCGTGGATTTGATGGTCAGGTTCAGAATATCTTCTGGCTAGCTCAGAGAAACTCTAAGGGAATCGTAATTCTGGTAAATAAGTGGGATCTTCTGGATAAGGAGACCAATACGCTTAAGGATTATGAAGCCATGATTCGTCGTGAGATCGAACCATTTACAGATGTGCCGATTGTATTTATTTCTGTTCTAACTAAACAACGAGTTTTCAAAGCAATTGAAACTGCTGTAAAAGTCTTTGAAAACAGAAGTAAAAAGATCAAGACCCGTTTGCTTAACGATATCATGCTGGCGATCATTGAAAAGAATCCGCCACCGGCTTATAAAGGGAAATACGTAAAGATCAAGTTCTGTACACAATTACCAACACCACATCCACAGTTTGCATTTTTCTGTAACCTGCCACAGTATGTACGTGATCCATATAAACGTTTCTTAGAGAATAAGTTGCGTCAGGAATTCGATTTTCAAGGGGTGCCTATCAGCATATTTTTTAGAAAAAAGTAA